In a genomic window of Pseudoxanthomonas indica:
- a CDS encoding bactofilin family protein, producing the protein MFKHKAHRDGQAIDTLIGPQVTLQGDLYFSGGLYVEGRILGKVLALEGERATLTVAEQGRIEGEVRAPVVIVNGQLTGDVYASERVELASRARVQGNIFYQVVEMSAGAQLTGRLVHAELVEQGAVAGHESAQHAQEHGQALAGA; encoded by the coding sequence GTGTTCAAGCACAAAGCCCATCGTGATGGCCAGGCCATCGATACCTTGATCGGCCCGCAGGTCACCCTGCAGGGTGATTTGTATTTCAGCGGCGGCCTGTATGTGGAAGGCCGCATCCTGGGCAAGGTGCTCGCACTGGAAGGCGAGCGCGCCACCCTGACCGTGGCCGAGCAGGGCCGCATCGAGGGCGAAGTGCGTGCGCCCGTGGTCATCGTCAACGGCCAGCTCACCGGTGACGTGTATGCCAGCGAGCGGGTTGAACTGGCCTCGCGCGCCCGCGTGCAGGGCAATATTTTCTATCAGGTGGTGGAGATGAGCGCCGGCGCCCAGCTGACCGGCCGCCTGGTCCATGCCGAGCTGGTCGAACAGGGCGCCGTGGCGGGCCACGAGTCGGCACAGCACGCCCAGGAACACGGACAGGCACTGGCCGGCGCCTGA
- a CDS encoding DUF6776 family protein, producing MSEFTVLKPPGPASGRLWFYVAVAGLGLCLAFGGWGLWKVLTDHGGGADAERGQAQRVAQLEQQVATLSRSDQITRNANRDLQTTLAERDEEIAGLRADVAFYERFVGATGQRRGLAVHELKVQPQAGQAWHFTATVTQNLNRGAVNVGRLQVSVEGTRAGKLQRLNWAELRQQANAPGIAYSFKYFQQIEGDLMLPEDFQPLRVIAQLQPQGGSSVEQSFTWAAATGKDGAGAASGLN from the coding sequence ATGAGCGAGTTCACGGTTTTGAAGCCGCCGGGTCCGGCGAGCGGCAGACTCTGGTTCTACGTCGCCGTGGCGGGGCTGGGGCTGTGCCTGGCGTTTGGCGGCTGGGGGCTATGGAAAGTGCTGACCGATCACGGCGGGGGCGCCGATGCGGAGCGTGGCCAGGCCCAACGCGTGGCCCAGCTGGAACAGCAGGTGGCCACGCTCTCGCGTTCGGATCAGATCACCCGCAACGCCAACCGCGATCTGCAGACCACCCTGGCCGAGCGCGACGAGGAAATTGCCGGCCTGCGCGCCGATGTCGCGTTCTACGAGCGCTTCGTGGGCGCTACGGGCCAGCGCCGCGGCTTGGCGGTGCATGAGCTGAAGGTGCAGCCGCAAGCCGGGCAGGCCTGGCATTTCACCGCCACCGTCACCCAGAACCTCAACCGTGGCGCCGTCAACGTGGGCCGTCTGCAGGTGTCGGTGGAAGGCACGCGAGCGGGCAAGCTGCAGCGCTTGAACTGGGCCGAATTGCGCCAGCAGGCCAATGCGCCCGGCATCGCGTATTCCTTCAAATATTTCCAGCAGATCGAAGGCGACCTGATGCTACCCGAGGATTTCCAGCCTCTGCGCGTCATTGCGCAGTTGCAGCCGCAGGGTGGCAGCAGCGTCGAGCAGTCGTTCACCTGGGCCGCGGCGACCGGCAAGGACGGCGCGGGCGCCGCATCCGGCCTGAACTGA
- the erpA gene encoding iron-sulfur cluster insertion protein ErpA, whose amino-acid sequence MDTLLTLPSAPDYQSLERPLNFSHHAAAKVRELIQEEGNDSLALRVYIQGGGCSGFQYGFEFDENRAEDDLAVDTDGVTLLVDPLSLQYLMGAEVDYSESLQGAQFVIRNPNAKTTCGCGSSFSV is encoded by the coding sequence ATGGATACGCTGCTCACCCTGCCCTCCGCGCCTGACTACCAGTCGCTGGAGCGACCGCTCAATTTCAGTCATCACGCCGCCGCCAAGGTGCGCGAACTGATCCAGGAAGAGGGCAACGACAGCCTCGCCCTGCGCGTCTACATCCAGGGTGGCGGTTGCTCGGGCTTCCAGTACGGCTTCGAGTTCGATGAGAACCGCGCCGAGGACGACTTGGCGGTGGACACCGATGGCGTGACCCTGCTGGTGGATCCGCTCAGCCTGCAGTACCTGATGGGCGCGGAAGTGGACTACAGCGAAAGCCTGCAGGGCGCCCAGTTCGTCATCCGCAATCCCAATGCCAAGACCACCTGCGGCTGCGGTAGCAGTTTCAGCGTTTAA
- the nudC gene encoding NAD(+) diphosphatase has protein sequence MAPSNHAPSDAGISGFAFAGDPLDRADALRNDADALFRLWPQARVIVLDRQAEAFADEAGQLAVIHGHTLGGGPGTAIFLGLRDEQAWFGVEADTVALDLPHRCDLRKAAAQWPDFEAGVFALARAMFHWRSRNRHCGLCGGEIEFRRAGYQGHCLQCAAEHYPRVDPAVIVAVSDGERLLLGRQRSWPAGRYSVLAGFVEPGETLEQTVAREVLEEAGVRVRSSRYLGAQPWPFPGSLMLGFSALAEPDPPRVDDELEDARWFTHQEIGDALQRQDGSTGLWLSPRISIARSLIEHWYRQTGHGRL, from the coding sequence ATGGCACCATCGAACCACGCACCCTCCGACGCCGGGATATCCGGATTCGCCTTCGCCGGTGATCCACTGGATCGTGCCGATGCCTTGCGCAACGACGCCGACGCCCTGTTCCGGCTCTGGCCGCAGGCGCGCGTGATCGTGCTCGACCGGCAGGCCGAAGCGTTTGCCGATGAAGCAGGGCAGCTGGCGGTCATCCACGGCCACACCCTGGGCGGTGGCCCGGGCACGGCGATTTTCCTCGGCCTGCGCGACGAACAAGCCTGGTTTGGCGTGGAAGCCGATACCGTCGCGCTCGACCTTCCGCATCGCTGCGACCTGCGCAAGGCCGCCGCCCAGTGGCCGGACTTCGAAGCCGGCGTGTTCGCGCTGGCGCGCGCGATGTTCCACTGGCGTTCGCGCAACCGTCATTGCGGCCTGTGCGGCGGCGAAATCGAATTCCGTCGCGCCGGCTACCAGGGCCATTGCCTGCAATGCGCGGCCGAGCACTACCCGCGCGTGGACCCGGCGGTCATCGTGGCGGTGAGCGATGGTGAGCGCTTGTTGCTGGGTCGCCAGCGCAGCTGGCCGGCCGGACGCTATTCGGTGCTGGCGGGCTTTGTCGAACCCGGCGAGACGCTGGAGCAGACGGTGGCCCGCGAAGTGCTGGAAGAAGCCGGCGTGCGTGTGCGCAGCAGCCGCTATCTGGGCGCGCAGCCCTGGCCGTTTCCCGGATCGCTGATGCTGGGCTTCAGCGCGTTGGCCGAACCGGACCCGCCGCGCGTGGACGATGAACTGGAAGACGCGCGTTGGTTCACCCATCAGGAAATCGGTGACGCCCTGCAACGCCAGGACGGCAGCACCGGCTTGTGGCTGTCACCGCGCATTTCGATAGCCCGCTCACTGATTGAGCACTGGTACCGGCAGACGGGCCACGGCAGGCTCTAG
- a CDS encoding cobalamin biosynthesis protein, with amino-acid sequence MSITLVAVVIALVLGHVAPVLVASLRQFHWFAHWLHWLDERFPGDGFWRSRYGIALAVLPPLLVVGLFQWVLHEPLLGLVGLLFSILVLVYAWGPRDLDVDVEAIIDAHEPAQRAAAIARLWPAGDTPAADGPALVEAVFRNALRRWFGVLFWFLLLGPMGALLYRLIALTAEGEFQRQLPHDTREGARALLSVLEWPVAQLITLAMALVGNFDTVFHAWRDAHGNTLQLRTAFLGQAARASVRCELAEEAEDYAEEGMVQAMRELPELRDAMSLVWRILLLWMAVLAVFVIGGWVS; translated from the coding sequence ATGTCGATAACCCTGGTCGCGGTGGTAATTGCCCTGGTACTTGGCCATGTGGCGCCGGTGCTGGTGGCGTCGCTGCGCCAATTCCACTGGTTTGCCCATTGGCTGCATTGGCTGGACGAACGTTTTCCAGGCGATGGCTTCTGGCGCAGCCGCTACGGCATCGCGTTGGCGGTGCTGCCGCCGTTGCTGGTGGTGGGCTTGTTCCAGTGGGTCCTGCATGAGCCCTTGCTGGGTCTGGTCGGCTTGCTGTTTTCGATCCTGGTGCTGGTCTATGCGTGGGGTCCGCGCGATCTGGACGTGGATGTGGAAGCGATCATCGATGCCCACGAACCCGCGCAGCGCGCCGCCGCCATCGCCCGCCTGTGGCCGGCAGGCGACACGCCTGCTGCTGATGGCCCGGCACTGGTGGAAGCCGTCTTCCGCAATGCCTTGCGGCGCTGGTTCGGCGTGCTGTTCTGGTTCCTGCTGCTGGGCCCGATGGGTGCCTTGCTCTATCGGCTGATCGCGTTGACCGCCGAAGGCGAGTTCCAGCGGCAACTGCCGCACGACACCCGCGAAGGTGCACGCGCGCTGCTGTCGGTGCTGGAGTGGCCGGTGGCGCAGCTGATCACGCTGGCCATGGCGCTGGTGGGCAATTTCGACACGGTCTTTCATGCCTGGCGCGACGCGCATGGCAACACGTTGCAATTGCGTACGGCCTTCCTCGGCCAGGCGGCGCGGGCCAGCGTCCGCTGCGAACTGGCGGAAGAAGCCGAGGACTATGCCGAAGAAGGCATGGTGCAGGCGATGCGCGAACTGCCCGAACTGCGCGATGCGATGAGCCTGGTCTGGCGCATCCTGCTGCTGTGGATGGCGGTGCTGGCGGTGTTCGTGATTGGCGGCTGGGTCAGCTGA
- a CDS encoding DUF2752 domain-containing protein yields MTLRPMQMLWLAGIAMAILAGVGMLWTFDPNVAGNPFLPCLFRTFTGYFCVGCGLTRAMHALVHGDVLRAFSLNPLAMLVLPLLPLMIAHGRGWQPRMLAPLMRWVMEPRVWLVLIPAYWIARNLPWYPFTLLAPA; encoded by the coding sequence CTGACCCTGCGACCGATGCAGATGCTGTGGCTGGCGGGGATCGCGATGGCGATCCTCGCCGGTGTCGGCATGTTGTGGACATTCGATCCCAATGTCGCCGGCAATCCGTTCCTGCCCTGTCTGTTCCGCACGTTTACCGGCTACTTCTGCGTGGGCTGCGGTTTGACCCGCGCCATGCATGCGCTGGTCCATGGCGATGTGCTGCGCGCGTTTTCGCTCAATCCGCTGGCCATGCTGGTGCTGCCGCTGCTGCCCTTGATGATCGCCCATGGTCGCGGTTGGCAACCGCGCATGCTGGCGCCGCTGATGCGTTGGGTGATGGAGCCGCGTGTATGGCTGGTGCTGATACCGGCCTACTGGATTGCCCGCAATCTGCCGTGGTATCCGTTCACCCTGCTCGCACCGGCGTGA
- a CDS encoding CD225/dispanin family protein, translated as MSAVPPLPNETPVQIPNYLAWSIISTVLAVCLCCPLGFLGIVAIVYSSQVNTKLAQGDVAGARRASDAAKTWCWVATALAIIGLLINIFMVATGGVQEYMEFVERMQQVQ; from the coding sequence ATGAGCGCCGTCCCCCCGTTGCCCAATGAAACACCCGTGCAGATTCCGAATTACCTGGCGTGGTCGATCATCTCGACCGTGCTGGCCGTGTGCCTGTGCTGCCCGCTGGGTTTCCTTGGCATCGTGGCGATCGTCTATTCCTCGCAGGTCAATACCAAGCTGGCGCAGGGTGATGTCGCCGGCGCCCGTCGCGCTTCCGATGCGGCCAAGACCTGGTGCTGGGTTGCGACCGCGCTGGCCATCATCGGCCTGCTGATCAACATCTTCATGGTGGCCACCGGCGGCGTGCAGGAATACATGGAATTCGTCGAGCGGATGCAGCAGGTCCAGTAA
- a CDS encoding MFS transporter translates to MAGHSQFGLLKQRRFLPFFLVQSLGAFNDNVYRQAIIGLLFFMGVSAQDKTLYTNLAPALFILPYFLFSATAGQIAEKLEKSRLIRITTTMEIVIMSVAAIGFLMQSMPILLVALFSTGLQSTLFGPVKYSILPSVLKPEELTGGNGLVEMGTSLSILIGMIFGGLIFKLAGAQGPQVAAVSIILLAIAGNVVSRRIPPVEAAAPDLKIRLNPIPESLAVLRLAKKQVAVRNSVLGVSWFWFVGTVLTAQLPTYATVNLGGSETLYIFALALFSIGTGVGSLLCEKLSARTVEIGLVPLGAFGMTGFLLDLYFARTGLAPVSGLSVTQFVQQAGSLRIIIDLVGIGLFTGFFVVPLFALIQSRTPRNELSRVIAGMNIQNAGFIVLAAILGIALQMPGVTLGGVHVPLPGLSIPQVFLALAVANALVAIWIFLLVPEFLMRFLSWVLVRSLYRLRLHGIEKNVPDEGAALLVCNHVSYMDALILAASIPRPVRFVMYYKIFRIPVMSWIFRTAKAIPIAGAREDPELMKRAFDEIDRALAEGEIVGIFPEGALTRDGEIAPFKSGVERILERRPVPVVPMALKGMWSSMWSRRDTRLGRMRVPRRFRAHVEVMAAPPVTDPQVSAEALEVVVRGLRGSDA, encoded by the coding sequence ATGGCCGGCCACAGTCAGTTTGGATTGCTCAAGCAGCGGCGCTTCCTGCCGTTCTTCCTGGTCCAGTCGCTGGGCGCTTTCAACGACAACGTGTATCGGCAGGCCATCATCGGCCTGCTGTTCTTCATGGGGGTCAGTGCGCAGGACAAGACGCTGTACACCAACCTGGCGCCGGCGTTGTTCATCCTGCCGTACTTCCTGTTCTCCGCCACCGCCGGCCAGATTGCCGAGAAGCTGGAGAAGTCACGACTGATCCGGATCACCACCACCATGGAGATCGTGATCATGTCGGTGGCCGCGATCGGCTTCCTGATGCAGAGCATGCCGATCCTGCTGGTGGCGCTGTTCTCCACCGGTTTGCAGTCCACCTTGTTCGGTCCGGTGAAGTATTCGATCCTGCCTTCGGTGCTCAAGCCGGAAGAGTTGACCGGTGGCAACGGCCTGGTCGAGATGGGCACCTCGCTGTCGATCCTGATCGGCATGATCTTCGGTGGCCTGATCTTCAAGCTCGCCGGCGCGCAAGGGCCGCAGGTAGCCGCGGTGTCGATCATCCTGCTGGCCATTGCCGGCAACGTGGTGTCGCGACGCATCCCGCCGGTCGAGGCGGCCGCGCCGGACCTGAAGATCCGCCTCAACCCCATCCCCGAATCGCTGGCGGTGCTGCGCCTGGCCAAGAAGCAGGTTGCCGTGCGCAACAGCGTGCTGGGGGTGTCCTGGTTCTGGTTTGTCGGCACCGTGCTGACCGCGCAGTTGCCCACCTACGCCACCGTCAACCTGGGCGGCAGCGAGACGCTGTACATCTTTGCCTTGGCCTTGTTCTCCATCGGCACCGGCGTAGGTTCGCTGCTGTGCGAAAAACTCTCGGCGCGCACGGTCGAGATCGGCCTGGTGCCGTTGGGCGCGTTCGGCATGACCGGCTTCCTGCTCGATCTGTATTTCGCCCGCACCGGCCTGGCGCCTGTCAGCGGCCTCTCGGTCACGCAATTCGTGCAGCAGGCCGGCAGCCTGCGCATCATCATCGATCTGGTGGGCATCGGCTTGTTTACCGGCTTCTTCGTGGTGCCGCTGTTTGCCCTGATTCAAAGCCGCACGCCCAGGAACGAGCTGTCACGCGTGATCGCCGGCATGAACATCCAGAATGCCGGCTTCATCGTGCTGGCGGCGATCCTGGGCATTGCGCTGCAGATGCCGGGGGTGACCTTGGGCGGCGTGCATGTGCCGCTGCCGGGGCTGAGCATTCCGCAGGTGTTCCTGGCGCTGGCCGTGGCCAACGCGCTGGTGGCGATCTGGATCTTCCTGCTGGTGCCGGAATTCCTGATGCGCTTCCTGAGCTGGGTGCTGGTGCGCTCGCTGTATCGCCTGCGCCTGCACGGCATCGAGAAGAACGTGCCCGACGAAGGAGCCGCCCTGCTGGTGTGCAACCACGTCAGCTACATGGATGCGTTGATACTCGCAGCCAGCATCCCGCGGCCGGTGCGCTTTGTCATGTACTACAAGATCTTCCGCATCCCGGTGATGAGCTGGATTTTCCGCACCGCCAAGGCCATTCCGATTGCCGGTGCGCGCGAAGATCCCGAACTGATGAAGCGCGCGTTCGACGAAATTGATCGCGCACTGGCCGAGGGCGAAATCGTCGGCATCTTTCCGGAAGGCGCCTTGACCCGCGATGGCGAGATAGCGCCGTTCAAGTCGGGCGTGGAGCGCATCCTGGAGCGTCGTCCGGTGCCGGTGGTGCCGATGGCCCTGAAAGGCATGTGGAGCAGCATGTGGAGCCGGCGCGACACACGACTGGGCCGCATGCGAGTGCCACGCCGCTTCCGCGCCCACGTCGAGGTGATGGCGGCGCCGCCAGTGACCGATCCCCAGGTCAGCGCCGAAGCACTGGAAGTGGTCGTGCGCGGCCTGCGCGGCAGTGATGCCTGA